The genomic region taagacttcccttttgcttgaggaatcccttgaccttgcccaatccacccaccaatgagttgctatgctgctcctatggtctcacctactcatgagactcaaaaccccttactatggctaattagggctaaggcttgttccacactttccaaggtcttagcaaggttaaatcaagtcttaaaccatgttttacatccctccatgtgcccccaagaagtttctgccttcatcctttctaccgatttcattgttttgtgtttttgcttacaaaacagggctacaaggattaggaccaattaggcctcctaactggtcttctagggctccctctcacaaatgatgcacaaacaaccctaactcccaaaatggactgccattcaattggcaagggctcaaggattttctaggttttgggcctccaaagggccgtacagtgcctagggcaaattttggggtttttaagggttttgtgagggttttgtggtctccctaggtcacagtgaaggttttgtgtgttagccaccttgtttggattggtggaggctcctccttcacaccaatgattcttctaacactcctctacacctcctccaaatgatatactctcctctgtccaaccttgctctccaagacctctgcaattcaacctctcctaactgggcactgtccagtctcgcctaggagtgggtctttgcttggccttcctacatttttaagggcccttcttgtttttcaatatggtacaaggtctgcactctcattccccatggtttcatggtggttccacaatggggaatggggTTAtgtagccatttacacaatcctgtccaaaactggatagtaagaagACAGTTTACAAACTATTCACAAACACACTCAATTTGCAAGTAAGAACctaaaataattgcttgaaatgaaagtatttacaccatgaaaaacattccacatagttttAGACATttttcaatccattaacttgcttgattGCTTCATACAAACTGATTGGTAACAGTTTCACAGTCTAAGTCTGATCTTTTTTCTagggccgtacaatctctgacatccaaccctttcatttagggtttgaaagtacttatactacctatacctcAGTCTATGTGTCCATACTAGGGTTtaccatgctaacctaaagaacttgtcatcatggtggaaaagttgcttgacaacttttaaaagttgtcatgcaacttttgcaacttttaagcaactttcccaatgttgcttttcatgattcctagacccacattgggtcAACCTAAGGTcaccaccatgttataaaagaCCCTTAAACACTTCAATGACAtgcataccctccattttcaagaaaatcacaatcttgactcatgacccctaagaccTCCTCTaagaccctacctaggacctatgagcacatggctcattatgtTATGTataatggcttctaaagaagcataccaccaacaagacaaagaaagagaaagagtctggAAGGGCGCTCTTGCACCAAAATTATAGGTTTATGGAGAGTCATCATCACTCTTTATAATGCATATAAGATATTCAAGATCTAAATCTTGGAGGTATAACTTACTTTATTTGAGCCTCTAGACAAAAGATAAAAAGGTGAGTCACCCACTACAGGGACACCTAGCTACATGTAGATTTGATGAGGGGGGTTTAGGCTTGAGATTAGTACAATGGATGGTTGCTCCAACTATTTAGTGCTAGGATATAGGTTCCATTCACCTTGCAAATCTTTGGGAGTATTTATTATTGGATAAAATAATGTttcaaattatttattcttatttgtttatttgtaaattatccataatggaggataaataaaatatgaaatataaattaatttgTAAGTGTAAAAAAGAATTAAATATTCAAATGGTGTCTATGACAAATTGGATAGAAAAGTACAAAACAATTTCTTATCCTAAGTTGGGTGCCCAAGCACATTTGGGTAAGATGATGTGATAAAAGTTGTTTTTCTTGCTTGAAAAGCGAGTTTTTGTAGCTATCTATAAGGTAGCTTTTTTGGGATGCCTAAGTTGGGATTTTATGCATTTTACAATGTCTTTTTTATATTCATATGATTTTGGATGCCCAAAAAATGATTTATGAGAATAACTCTTGGTTGGAGTAGGGTTGATTGAACAAAAGTTTTCTGGTTGCTTTTTCAAATAACATAGTTGTTTTTTTAACAAGTTGCATGTGCATGGAGGAATACTCAACCATTCTAATCATTTGTTTGATTCATCAATAAGATCCTGGCCTTCTTTTTGGTGGAGTGTTTTTGCCAAGAGGTTTCTCCAAATATATTTTGTGCTCTTTTGTGATTTGTTCATATTTGTTTGCATTATTGAATTTCTACAAGTTAAAGATTCCTATTTTGGATTGAATGCATTTACATGCAACTTTAGTTTCAGATATAACACACGCATTCAAGATTTCTTAGTAGTTAAAATAATCACCATATCTCCAACAATTGGTTTCAAGATCTGGTTATTGTTAGAGGGTTTATGACTAATATGTTGGAGATTTTTTTGGGTATTGTGTTTTGTGCAAATTCTTTAACTTGTATAAATTCAATAATGACCTAAATATATTTTCTtggtaaattaaaaaaaattataatgtgAAATAGGTTTACCAATGTCTTTTGGATATGCATATCTACCTAAATATCCTATCTTGACTATATATAAGGATTATTTTTAATGGTTGATCCTACTATTAAGATTTCTTATGATGACTATCGCATTATCctctttttgatatatttatggtTGCTAGTTTCCATATTTTATCATTACTTATACAAGGCCACCACCATAGAGCTTCGCCAAGCCATGGTTGATTTGAAGGGTCAAACCTTTTCTCGTACCTTGCAACTAACAATTACTAagatttgacaaaaaaaaattgttaaaaattgTACTTCTAGAAGAGCACAGATTAAATCAAAGATTCATTGGATTAATATTAGTGAAAGAGTATCCAAGGAGTTTGTTAGGTCCTATACTTTAATCACACTTCACAAGCCATAAAAGAATTAGAGAAGGCTAGCATCTTTGGACTAAACTATCTAATATTCTTCATGCTTTCATAATAAGCTAGCATCTTTGGACTAAACTATCTAATATTCttcatgctttcatttattactATGAATGGGTCTTCAAAGCTCTAGAAGCCACTTTCAAATGAGCCTTTTCTCTATAACAGTTCTTAAGTGTTATTCCATACTAGGTTTCTCAATCCCAATAGATCTTCTATGATAAGCTTCTTGTTAAAGAAAACCTAAGAAGAGTGATCTTTTTTCTAGCCAATGGTAAGGTTCCTAATTATAATGGTTTTCTTTGTGAATTCTATAAAGCTTTCTAGGAATTGGTTGGTAAAGCTCTTGATAAATTTTAGCTTGAATATTAACTATGGAGTTTTTTTCAAGTTCTTTGGCATTTCTTTTTCCTCCCAAGCCTCTTCTTCCACCCAATGAAAAATGGTTATTTCAACAAAATTGAGAAGAAAATATCATTTTAGATTATTATGCCCCCTTCTTTGGTATGAATTTTTCAAATGTATTTTGGAATTTTAGCTACTATGCAAGTTTATTtctcttcatatgttggattcctTCTAAAGCTTCCTACTAGGTAAAAGTTGAAAGCCTAGGAGATCATCCATAAAGGGATTTCAATTAATTAACAATACTTTTTGTGGTTTCTTTCTCTTTCTTATTAGAATCAATTGCTTGGCAATGATCTACAAATTCATACTTCAAAATCCTAATATAGGGTATCTACTTGTTTTTTTTTATACTATTAACAATTTTCTCTCTTTAGATCTACAAATTCATACTTCAAAATTCTAATATAGGGTATCTACTTTTTTTTTTTATACTACTAACAATTTTCTCTCTTTACCTGAGGCCAAAGTGAAATATAAATTGTCTAACTAGGATTTAGAGACTTAACAAACTAGATTATTAATTTATTTCCACTAATATGATGCACAAAATTAGATTTTTTGCTTCAAATATTAGTGGAAGGATTAGAAATGGTACCTAGACACATAATGTTGTAACTACAAACCTCAGAAAGAATATGCTTAGCTATCTCCACATGTTCACATGGTGCCCAAATTGAATAGTAGATGTCTTCTTTAATCCTTGTTGGGCTCTTAGCAACATAGGGTCATTTTGTTTGGTCGACTCTTCTTGAGACAAGTTGGCTCATTTTGCTCGGTGCCTTCTTTATTAGAGCCTTTCCATTGGTTCCATATTATCTCATTTGGGAGTTGTTAGTGTTTGCTACCTATTCTATGGATAACAAGAGAACCTTAAGAGCCCTCTCTAGTTGTCTTGCATCTCAGGAAGCTAGTAATTAGATTCATGACTTTTTCAAGTCTTTTATACTTGAGCCTTTATCATGGTATATGGTCTTATTGGGAGATTGacccaaatttcttattaaatTGTCCTGGACATATGGCATGCTCATAGAATGGAATTTCTTTTTAACATTTGGAGAGATATaatctttgtttgtttcattggtTACTCTATTAATATTCATTTCCTTTTTTATACTAATGCTATGATTTGCTCAAGTGTTCTTATGTAGATTCAAAGAAATTCAACAAAGTTACACTAGAAGTGGGATTTTTTTAGGTGCTTTTAGATCACTAGAGTAATGCCTCTTGTATGCTTACCAGAGTGCCATCAAATCTAGCCTCTAACACGATTGAAATCTTTGTCTTGTGAATGTTGATGTGGACACAACCAATTTACTCAAAGAGATCATGGTTCTCAAACATATGTTTGGCCCCCTCCAAGAAGCCCTGAGGGTTAGTCTACTTGTAGCTAGTCTTAGCCATCATGCCCACCTTCCACCTCTTGTTAGCCACATGACTAGGGGTGTCTAGATAGTTGAATTCTAGCAAATTTCCTTGCCTTGCTCTAACCATATCACCTACCTATGACACTAAACCTATCGAGAGAGAAAATGAAAAGGGAATAATCACTAGTTGAGAGTCAACTCCTAACAACTAGGATTCTACTAGTGTATGGATCAAATTGAATGTTTGCGCCTCACTTGCCCCTTACGAACCCTTCAACAATACAACTCTTGTTGCTTACTAAATTTGTCTTATATTTAAATAGTTCAAACTTGACCTCGTGAACTTTAAAATGTAACTTCCACCCAtccttttttttaattatataatattatcttTTTGAATAACTTCTTTTTAAATGTCTTTCAAAtattaaactatattttattataaataaattaaatatacttTAAAATAATCTTATATAAAATCTGATGATTTATCCAATATTcaagaagaaattgttgccattacATAACATCAACAACCGAAGAAAATTAGAATGTAAGACAACAAAATTCAAAGCTTTTTtataaatttctttgaagaagataattaaatattctgTTATAATTATATTTTTGTCCAAAATATTTAAATACAACCATCAAATTTCGACCATTCTTATATTCTAAAGCTTGAAGACACCATCAGCACGACCAATTCGTTGGGAATCAACCAATTAAAAAGGGTAGCATTTAAAAGGGCTACCTAAATCTGGAGACATTAAAATTATTAGATATGTTTTCTTCTCCTAGAAAACAACAGAGTAACTAACTCCAAAGTAAATAAATTGCCACCAAATCAAATAAAAGTAGTAAGATACGACCACGAAATATTAAATGCAATGTATACATTACTCTTCCTATAGTTTGATTGAACGCAATTTGAATGAATGCACACCATCCGCAATACTTGAAAAAAGAAAGTACATTAATGCTACGAAAATGACAGAGTATGACGCAAACTAAGACTTTACATGATTCCCAATGCTGAATTTGACTGTAGACACCATTTGGCCATTACTCTTCCAAGCTTTGCATTCACCACCCTGTCTGTACCTATCACAAATCTGCCATTTTCAATAGAATCATTATCTTCGAATCCTTGAGAAAAACCCATATTGAATTTCAGTTTCTCCTCCAAATGCAGAGCATCTGTTGGAGTCTTGATGAGTTTATCAAAGCAAATGTATCTTCCACTTGCTCCTCCTTCACCCATCTCCTGGTATACACAGACATGGGCCTCTGCTGCTTTTTGCACATCCACTGTTGCCAAAACTTTCTTCTCAAACATTTCTTTTGCACCTGAAAAGAGTGATCAATAAAGTTACAACAATTTCATTCTTGAGATCTGCAACTTTAAGtaaatttctaaaatttcattttTGAGATCTGTTAAGTAAATTTCTGCAATTTATATCCACCTTTGAAGTAGGCTATGGAAGATGTGGAATTGGAAGAAGAAAAGGCAGGGCCAGTGAGGAAGGCAGGGCACATGGACACCATGACTAGACCTCCTCTTTCTCTTGCCACTCTCCAGGCTGCTTTCTCTGCCATTGTTTTTGCCTGGGCGAACCATAACTGCACCCAATACattaatttattgaagatattagttttccacaatccatgcttCTGATTTCGATTATATATGTTTACACcaaaatcacactctgtgattcacaTCATCAGAATGGTAAAAAGCTGAGGTCAATTAAAGAATGGATCTGTTCACAACAGTTAACTCATCATAATATATACAAGATGCCAATTAAGGGATTGATCTTTCACAAACCTTTCTTTCCCTGCAAAGACTTGGATCACTCCAGCATTTCTCATCCACTCTAATGTCTGATTCAATTACTCGACTGTGCCAGATGCAGGCAGCCAGGGAAGATGTGAATACCAGTCTTCTTACTGAAGATGCTAGAGAACAGGCTTCCACCACCTTCTCTGCTCCTTGCACTTCTAAATTCACCATATGCTCCTGCATAAATTATCAGGCCAAAACTACCCATTTTCAACTATTGTAGTCTTTCTCTCTACTGAAGTAAAATACATATAGATCAATTAAAGATTGTTTCTGGATTCATCATGTATAATGTTTACATCTATTATACATCCTGTTTTGGATCATATTCAGTGTTCCTCtttctgatgatggatcactgaATGTGATCCAAAACGCTCATGTTAAAAATATGGACAGCGAATCCAGAAACAACCTTCATTTCATCATGAACTGTGGGGAAACTAATATTAACTTAAAGAAAAAAACAGAGTATGATAAATCTACAGTAACCATAGAAACAGAGCATAAACAGACAGTCATGAATTCCAGTTGCCTAACCGTGAATCCAGAGACGCTGAGAGGatcaataaaagaagatgtatgaAACACTCCATAACACCCATCAAACTTCTCTGAGAGTGAATCAGGATCTTCAGCAGTTATATTACCCACTACTCCCACCACACTGTTCCTATATCTTGCAAATTCCTCCATCTCCATCAATTTTTCCAGCTCCTCTGAAAAAAACCAGAAAAGAAAGATTACAGCCACTTGTTTCCTCCAATCTGAAAACACCATTGAATACAATACCAAACAAAACTCCCTGAATACCTGTAGTGTCTACTGTGAGGCGCACCATGTATCCTCGGCGCAGCAAATTGATGGCAATCCAGAGGCCCAGATAGGAAGTGCCATTGGTGACACAGACCACCTTGGGAAGCCCATCCATTTTCCCCTTTCGAAATCCCTTCAGATGCCACTCTTGTGGTAAATGTTCCTCTGCAGAGCTGAGAACCGCCATGGTACCTTTTTGAGATGAAATGCAGAGTTTCAAAGTTTGTGGCGTATTTGGGAAGAGCAACACGGGTATTTCCAGATGGGGCGAGTGGTTTACTGTTTACATCACTTTTGCTGCAGTGACGAGGAGATGGAGAAGTTTGTGTCTATGTTCGACCGCCGTCTACAGAATTTGCGGTGAAAATGTGTGGTTGTGCTCATGCGATTTGCTCATCTTCCCTTCTCACAACAGCCATTCTTCGAATCTGACGACCGTCGGGCGGCGGTTTTTATATACTTATCTTCAGAATTATTGAGGCGGCCTTCCAATGAAAGGGACCAAAAAAAAAAGTCTACAATGATGGGTCTAGAGATGATTTATGGTAATATGGAATCTAATTGTACTCTGTAaatgaggtgtacataccttatTCCATTCTACTATTTAGTCACGTTAAAAAattctttttttaaataaatattatacatATAAAAAATACATACTTTAAGAGTTCaggaaaaaaacatataaaaatgtcATTAGATGGTGGTGGTAGTAGTAGAGGGGAAGGAGGTGGGCCTTGATCATTCAATTTACCTCTTACATCAATGAGGTCTAAAGTATTCATGATAGGGTTCTAACTCTTGTCATCTTTATCTTTGTGTATTTCTTTTTTAAATTTCCACAATCTAGGAGATTAACGTTGcttttttttggatttgattgtgtaagttTTTTGTGCATCAACGTTATCCATCATTAGGGTGTTAGAGAGCTAATATCTTGAAACATTTAGGACTCTCtaacatcttgatgatggatcacagagtgtgatccaaaacattgatgctaAAAAAccttacacaatcaaatctagaaacaaaGTAGTATATATCTTCTTTTTCATTGACACAGGCCGATGAAATTGCAATAGCCAACGAAAGAAGTTTGCAAGAATCAAACCAACTAAAAGTTCTACCAAAAAACCACTAAGGAGTTCTCCCCATGGGAGGTGAAGTTTTGATGATGTCACGATCAACCCCATTACCCACGCTCCCTCTAACAACTGAAGGAGAAGCATGTAGATGAGCAATATGAATTCCTTGAGTAGAAAGACACCATCCTTGTTAATTCCCATGAGAAGATGAATGACCTTGAAAGgaggaggttttttttttttaattctaactTTTAATATTTATAGTTGTATGCTTTTTTTGGGGAGTTGTAtaatatatttttgatattttaatatAATACTCTTTATGATAAAAGAAATTTAGAGATAAGTATAATGATTAAGTCTATCTAGGTATTTCACTATCACAATTgaaattgattttaaaatatattaaaatatttgtatagaatgattttgatgataatacTGATTTGACATTGTACTTTAAAATTAAAGTTGTGTGTGgactttttaaataaataaaaaatatttaaatagacAAAATGTTATTTAAATTATAAGAAAAGACAAGCAAATAAGGAAGAAATCTGGAGAGTTTAAAATTCATACAAAAATAAGATTTTATAATCAATGATATGATGTTGATGTAACTttaacacaatcaaatctagaaatagaaatgacaaagaattttataaaaaaagaagaagaagaagaagaggggatcaAATGCCTTTAATGGCCTCATTTGTTTTACCATGATTTGGATTGGATATAAGGAAATGTGATATAGTACTAAGATTAGATACTTTGAATTTGTtacacaaattcaagaagaatatgaaaaatgAAGAAGTAGAGAACTTACCTCCCTATATTGAGGATCTAGGAAATGTAAAGGTAGTCATGTATGTTCTTCTAGATCCCAAGCCTCAACTTGGACCTCACTACCTAGGGCATCTATTGACAAGAAAGTTTTCGCAATACATCAACATAGTAATAAATGGCAAATAATATGATGCTCAGATTGATACTGGACCCTCTGTATCCTTATGCAAAGAACAAGTTTTACATAATGGGGAAAAATTAACACAGAAGACTACTTATACAACCCGTGATGTTCAAGGTAATGAGCTTACATGTGACACTTATAGCCATCAACAGTCTATAGAAGTAGAAGGAAAAAGGTTTAAATGTGATTTCTTTTCCATGAAATAGATGTCTATTGTTCTACTCTTAAACGAAAACTTCGTTGTTAGATACACACCTTATGGTTGTACCTAAGAAAAGTATAATTCTTACCCTCAATGGAGAAAAGGTCAATACACCAAGGTTAGTTTATGCTTCAAAAAAATATCTAGCAATAAACATAATCTAGACAGtagagggtatgtgcaccaagttgtggtaccaaaagggggtcttagatgccacttttttttttttttttccctgaAATCAACAAActttgaacttcaatgacaaattgaacatagttacactccaaatttgaatatGCAATAAGAACAAGAGCTAGAGTGCTTTGAgtttactttctaaactactaatttgttttgaaaatggtggagattaagggcttcaaaaaggggggccacaaaaagggGTATTGGTTTTacgcaaaaaacataacatagcatttgttgtggcccccctaaaatgttcaCTTTTGTTTAGAATGTTTAAAATCATTTttgtgagaaattagctaacaccttttagtttatggcagatttttcaactaattttttaatgattatatgattttttactaatttttgaagtggacacattttgaaaaatagatttttgagtgtgctcccccctaaaatcattgaaaactaataaaaaatcaaaaatatttttttaaagttgTGTAGAATAGAGTCTAGTTTCTAGAAATGTAAGTTGCTTCGAAATTCGATGAacatgtaaaaaactatacccaaaatagcacATGTTGGTTTGACAAAAAACGAACACACTAATAAAAGAAATCAAAGACGAaagccttaacaaaatcaaaatgtgaaacaaatacatggttggatagctaagagagagctaaACAATAACacgtgcaaacttgatggagagaaCAACAAAAAATGTGTCAAAAAATTATATCTTCTGATAAAAACATGTCTTTGggctgaaatggtcatccaaacctttaggttgg from Cryptomeria japonica chromosome 3, Sugi_1.0, whole genome shotgun sequence harbors:
- the LOC131033780 gene encoding cinnamoyl-CoA reductase-like SNL6, which gives rise to MAVLSSAEEHLPQEWHLKGFRKGKMDGLPKVVCVTNGTSYLGLWIAINLLRRGYMVRLTVDTTEELEKLMEMEEFARYRNSVVGVVGNITAEDPDSLSEKFDGCYGVFHTSSFIDPLSVSGFTEHMVNLEVQGAEKVVEACSLASSVRRLVFTSSLAACIWHSRVIESDIRVDEKCWSDPSLCRERKLWFAQAKTMAEKAAWRVARERGGLVMVSMCPAFLTGPAFSSSNSTSSIAYFKGAKEMFEKKVLATVDVQKAAEAHVCVYQEMGEGGASGRYICFDKLIKTPTDALHLEEKLKFNMGFSQGFEDNDSIENGRFVIGTDRVVNAKLGRVMAKWCLQSNSALGIM